Proteins encoded together in one Cicer arietinum cultivar CDC Frontier isolate Library 1 chromosome 4, Cicar.CDCFrontier_v2.0, whole genome shotgun sequence window:
- the LOC101494164 gene encoding benzyl alcohol O-benzoyltransferase-like: MSQSLVFKVKRHEPELVKPSKPTPNETKLLSDIDDQDGLRFQIPVVQFYNYDPNMKGKDPVDVIRKALAKTLVFYYPFAGRLREGNDRKLMVDCNGEGVLFIEADADVSVEEFGGQLQPPFPCWDQLLFDVPGSSQVINTPLLLIQVYYFFVFLFYSYKLTHTYFSLFTVVRSYLVSDVTRAGFGEVEFGWGKAVYGGPAKAGVGAIPGVCSFYIPFKNDKGEEGLVMPVCLPTQAMERFVKELDHVLNNNNNINQTIKGGKKSGFIISSML, translated from the exons ATGTCTCAATCTCTAGTATTCAAAGTAAAGAGGCATGAGCCAGAATTAGTAAAACCATCAAAACCCACACCAAATGAAACAAAACTTCTGTCAGACATAGATGACCAAGATGGGTTACGTTTTCAAATTCCAGTTGTACAATTTTATAACTATGATCCAAATATGAAAGGGAAAGACCCTGTTGATGTAATTAGAAAAGCTTTGGCAAAAACACTTGTGTTTTATTATCCATTTGCTGGTAGATTGAGGGAAGGTAATGATAGAAAGCTTATGGTTGATTGTAATGGTGAAGGTGTTTTGTTTATTGAAGCTGATGCTGATGTTAGTGTTGAAGAATTTGGTGGTCAACTTCAACCTCCTTTTCCTTGTTGGGATCAACTTCTCTTTGATGTTCCTGGTTCTTCTCAAGTTATTAATACTCCTCTGCTTCTTATTCAGGTATACTATTTCTTTGTTTTCTTGTTTTATTCATATAAACTTACACACACATATTTTAGCCTA TTTACTGTGGTGAGATCGTATCTTGTGTCGGATGTGACACGTGCTGGTTTTGGAGAGGTGGAGTTTGGTTGGGGGAAAGCTGTTTATGGTGGGCCAGCTAAAGCAGGAGTTGGTGCTATTCCTGGTGTTTGTAGCTTTTACAtaccttttaaaaatgataaaggaGAGGAAGGTTTGGTTATGCCGGTTTGTTTGCCAACTCAAGCAATGGAGAGGTTTGTTAAAGAGTTGGATCATGtgctcaacaacaacaacaacattaacCAAACTATTAAGGGTGGTAAAAAATCTGGTTTTATTATTTCTTCAATGTTGTAG